From one Lolium rigidum isolate FL_2022 chromosome 4, APGP_CSIRO_Lrig_0.1, whole genome shotgun sequence genomic stretch:
- the LOC124647022 gene encoding peroxidase 2-like, with protein sequence MAKLALLAVLASLLGAVSCEFSIYAGYGFPPPNPSVPYQLPQACPPVSPTPGLKVGYYADKDKCPRAEEIVRKVVEKATAGEKAGLIRLFFHDCFVEGCDGSVLLSGTDTERTAFPNLSLRGFELIEEAKAKLEKHCPGIVSCADIVAFAGRDASYSLSYGRINYRVPAGRYDGKVSRAADTFQNLPPPFGDLALTTAMFAAKGLNQNEMVVLSGAHSIGRSACSSFPDRLPPAANSSSSTAMEPKLAGQLTATCSAGSSINVPQDAVTPDRLDNQYYKNVISRDVLFNSDASLTTSSQTEDLVEFYAGNRQFLSGKFLGPIVWYHDFEDAMVKMGYIGLKTSAEGEIRKTCAFINKT encoded by the exons ATGGCCAAGCTTGCCCTTCTCGCCGTACTCGCCTCCTTGCTCGGCGCCGTGTCCTGCGAATTCTCAATCTACGCCGGCTACGGCTTTCCACCCCCGAATCCTAGCGTGCCCTATCAGCTCCCACAGGCTTGTCCTCCGGTGAGCCCTACCCCTGGCCTCAAGGTCGGCTACTATGCCGACAAGGACAAGTGCCCTCGGGCGGAGGAGATCGTGAGGAAAGTCGTGGAGAAAGCCACCGCCGGCGAGAAGGCCGGGCTCATACGCCTCttcttccacgactgcttcgtcGAG GGCTGCGACGGCTCTGTCCTGCTCAGCGGCACGGACACGGAGAGGACGGCTTTCCCGAACCTGAGCCTGCGTGGCTTTGAACTGATTGAGGAGGCAAAGGCTAAACTCGAGAAGCACTGCCCAGGCATCGTCTCGTGCGCCGACATCGTCGCCTTCGCCGGCCGCGACGCCAGCTACAGCCTGAGCTACGGCAGGATCAACTACCGTGTACCGGCCGGCCGGTACGACGGGAAAGTATCGCGCGCCGCCGACACCTTCCAGAACCTGCCGCCGCCCTTCGGGGACCTCGCCCTGACCACGGCCATGTTCGCCGCCAAGGGGCTCAACCAGAACGAAATGGTCGTGCTTTCCGGCGCGCACTCCATCGGGCGCTCAGCCTGCTCCTCCTTCCCCGACCGTCTTCCGCCGGCCGCCAACTCCAGTTCCAGTACGGCCATGGAACCCAAGCTCGCCGGGCAGCTGACCGCGACCTGCAGCGCCGGCAGCAGCATAAACGTGCCGCAGGATGCTGTGACCCCCGACAGGTTGGACAACCAGTACTACAAGAACGTCATTAGCCGCGATGTGCTCTTCAACTCCGACGCGTCGCTCACCACGTCCTCGCAGACTGAGGACCTGGTGGAGTTCTATGCCGGCAACCGTCAATTTTTGAGTGGCAAGTTCTTAGGCCCAATCGTGTGGTACCATGACTTCGAAGATGCCATGGTGAAGATGGGCTACATCGGGTTGAAGACCAGCGCCGAGGGCGAGATCAGGAAGACATGCGCCTTCATCAACAAGACCTAG